Within Paenibacillus sabinae T27, the genomic segment GTGGCCCGCGGGGGTGGCGGACAAAATGCGGCGGCTAATCGAAAGCATTCACGAGGAGAACACGCGGAGGGCCGACGGGTACGCTTACCTGATCAAAGCCCGGATGTTTGAGATGCTGACCTTGATCTTCCGCGAGGTTCCAAAGAGCGGCGCGCACCGCCAACCGAAAATATCGGAGGAATCGGCCACCAAATCGAGGGAAACGCTGGAGAAGCTGGAGCGGATTTTTACCTATGTCGAGAATCATTACCGCGAAGCGATCAGTTTGAAGGAAGTTGCGCAATATATGGGCTTTAGCCCTTACTATTTTACCAAGCTGTTTAAACGGAATACGGGCATGACCTTTGTGTCCTTTCTGAATGAATACCGGCTGAACAAGGCCAAATGGATGCTGCTGAACGGAGATGCGCCGATGACGGAGGTTGCCGAGGCTTCGGGGTTCGGGAGCGTGAAGACGTTCCACCATTTTTTTAAGGAAGCGACAGGCATATCTCCGCTGAAATACCGCAGGACAATATACGGGAATAATTCGGCTAAAATGTAGGAAGAAAGCGCCTTCCCCAAGTTGTATCATAAGTAGTGCAAACGATTAAACTCGTACGCGTGATAGCCCTGAATACAGGATTGGCGGCACCTGCTGGCGGGCAGGAACAGCGCTGTCTATCCATGATTTGAGAGCTCCGGGCGTACCTGGGGACAGGAGAGAAAAAAGGCATGGTCAAAGTAACCGTATGGAATGAGTACCGGCACGAGCGGAACGACGACAAAATTGCAGCTGTATATCCGGAAGGCATCCACAACCAGATCGCAGGTTTCCTGAAGGAAGCGGGCATGGACGCCACAACGGCAACGCTGGATGAGCCGGAGCACGGGCTTACGGAGGAAGTGCTGAATAATACCGATGTTCTCGTCTGGTGGGGCCATATCGCTCATAAAGAAGTAAGCGACGAGATCGTGGACCGCGTTCACCGGCGGGTTCTTCAGGGCATGGGACTGGTCGTGCTGCATTCCGGGCATATGTCGAAGATTTTCATGAAGCTGATGGGCACCACTTGCGATTTAAAATGGCGGGATGTCGGGGAAAAGGAACGTCTGTGGGTGATGAACCCGAGCCATCCAATCGCGGAGGGCATCGGTGAATATATTGAGCTTGACCAGGAGGAAATGTACGGGACGCACTTCGATGTGCCCGCGCCCGAGGAATTGATCTTTGTCGGCTGGTTTGAAGGCGGAAACGTATTTCCAAGCGGCTGCACGTACCGGCGGGGAAACGGCAAAATCTTCTACTTCCAGCCGGGACATGAAGCGTATCCGACCTACTACCATCCGGAAATTCAGAGTGTCATCGTCAATGGCGTGCAGTGGGCCGAGCCGACCAAGCGCGCTTATCCGGTCTATGGCAATTCGAAAGAGCTGGAGACGATCAAGCGGGAAGTGCTGCTGTAGATGAAAAAGAGCTGGCCTGGGATTCCCGGGACCGGCTCTTTTTATGCCGCAAGGCCCGGAGGACCGCTGGGGGGGGGGGCAAGGGCTGCGAGGGCAGACGCAGCGGGGGCCAGGTGCATAATGTTAGCTTCATATGTTCTGAGTGCAGAACTGATCGGTGAACTTTGTGCGCTCCGTTGGCCGTTGTTCTGTGGCTCCATGCGCTCTGTTCGCTTAAGGAGATTGAATCGCTTTAGGGCGGTGCAGGAACAGGGGGGAGATGATATACTTGTTGAAGCAGCGATTTGAATCTGCGATTTTGATAATACAGGCAGGTGTGTTCCATTGACTCTTAAAGCTTCCAAATCCACATGGCGCGCGGACAAGCTGTCGAGCCTCGGCTCCTCGATCTTTCAGGAGGTCGCAGGCTGGAAAAACGAAGCGGCCGCGGCCGGCAAGGATATTATAGACCTCGGGATCGGCAGCCCGGACTGGGGACCGGCCATTGAAATCCGTCGGGCGCTAAGCGAATCCGTCTTGAAGGAGGACGGCTACTCGTACCCGTCTTCGGAAGGAGGGCTTGCCTTCCGCCGGAAAGCCTCGGACTGGATGCGGCATCGGTTCGGAGTCGAGATTGACCCCGAGACCGAGCTGCTGACGCTGATGGGCTCCCAGGATGGGCTTGCGCATCTGGCGCTGGCGGTATGCAATCCCGGCGATACGGCGATTGTGCCGGACCCGGGATATCCGATTTATTCCGGAGCGCTGGCTATCGCCGGAGTAACGCCGTGGCTGCTACCGCTGAAGGCGGAGAACGGCTTTTTGCCCGATCTGGAAGCCATTCCGGAGGACGTGCTGGAGCGCGCGTCATTTATTCTGCTTAACTTTCCCGGCAATCCGGTTTCGGTTCGGGCTGACGAGGCTTTTTTCGGAGAACTGATTGAACTGGCCCGCAAGTGGAACCTGCTTGTCGTACATGATCTGGCCTATTCTGAAATGGGCTTTGACGGATATCGGCCGATCAGCATTCTGCAGGTGCCCGGCGCGCGGGAGACGGCGGTCGAGTTT encodes:
- a CDS encoding AraC family transcriptional regulator, with the translated sequence MKLYLEIPELDKHFPFRSFVTKGDRLCYPHWHKEIEIIYVAKGSVDLGINDVPIHLSQGEIQFVDSGDVHYFLASPDSERVVIQFDLGFFQEVPVIDVREHSLRDIFASMEHSGRKWPAGVADKMRRLIESIHEENTRRADGYAYLIKARMFEMLTLIFREVPKSGAHRQPKISEESATKSRETLEKLERIFTYVENHYREAISLKEVAQYMGFSPYYFTKLFKRNTGMTFVSFLNEYRLNKAKWMLLNGDAPMTEVAEASGFGSVKTFHHFFKEATGISPLKYRRTIYGNNSAKM
- a CDS encoding ThuA domain-containing protein, producing MVKVTVWNEYRHERNDDKIAAVYPEGIHNQIAGFLKEAGMDATTATLDEPEHGLTEEVLNNTDVLVWWGHIAHKEVSDEIVDRVHRRVLQGMGLVVLHSGHMSKIFMKLMGTTCDLKWRDVGEKERLWVMNPSHPIAEGIGEYIELDQEEMYGTHFDVPAPEELIFVGWFEGGNVFPSGCTYRRGNGKIFYFQPGHEAYPTYYHPEIQSVIVNGVQWAEPTKRAYPVYGNSKELETIKREVLL
- a CDS encoding aminotransferase class I/II-fold pyridoxal phosphate-dependent enzyme, whose translation is MTLKASKSTWRADKLSSLGSSIFQEVAGWKNEAAAAGKDIIDLGIGSPDWGPAIEIRRALSESVLKEDGYSYPSSEGGLAFRRKASDWMRHRFGVEIDPETELLTLMGSQDGLAHLALAVCNPGDTAIVPDPGYPIYSGALAIAGVTPWLLPLKAENGFLPDLEAIPEDVLERASFILLNFPGNPVSVRADEAFFGELIELARKWNLLVVHDLAYSEMGFDGYRPISILQVPGARETAVEFHSFSKSFNMAGCRIGFLAGNRDAVGALRTLKGNIDYGVFEPVQEAAIAALDQAMGPDAGEGVGPLYERRRDAFIGALRDEDWDVPKPAATMFVWAPLPGGAAAAGIDSRRFARELLLETGVAVIPGDAFGAEGRGFVRIALVQDAERLAEAARRIGRFLRAKGLAE